One part of the Chryseobacterium mulctrae genome encodes these proteins:
- a CDS encoding MgtC/SapB family protein yields the protein MDFLKDHSIQNELLLIFISVFLGLCIGAEREYRNKSAGLRTFILVCFGACLFTILSIKIGVNDPDRIAANIITGIGFLGAGVIFKGDNKIDGITTATTIWATASIGMAVGAGYVYLSLLGTVLVLLILSSLTYFQTYIDHKHKIREYKIAVSNRENLDYCEELFKTNHLKFVVVKQQFSKGSSNTTWLLTGKNNHHENLIQQMMNDEKIDSFQF from the coding sequence ATGGATTTCCTAAAAGACCACTCCATTCAAAACGAATTGCTTTTGATATTTATTTCGGTATTCCTCGGTCTTTGCATTGGTGCAGAAAGAGAATACAGAAACAAATCTGCAGGATTAAGAACATTTATTCTTGTCTGTTTCGGAGCCTGCCTTTTTACCATTCTTTCTATAAAAATAGGAGTTAATGATCCCGATCGTATTGCCGCCAATATTATTACAGGAATCGGTTTTTTGGGAGCGGGAGTTATATTTAAAGGCGACAATAAAATCGACGGAATTACTACTGCTACAACAATTTGGGCTACTGCATCCATCGGAATGGCAGTTGGTGCAGGATATGTTTATTTATCACTTTTAGGAACTGTTCTGGTTTTGTTAATTTTGAGTTCACTCACTTATTTTCAAACATATATTGATCATAAACACAAAATCCGGGAGTATAAAATTGCAGTCTCCAACAGAGAAAATCTTGATTATTGTGAAGAATTATTTAAAACGAATCATTTAAAATTCGTTGTCGTAAAACAGCAGTTTTCAAAAGGATCATCCAATACAACCTGGCTTCTTACAGGAAAAAATAATCATCATGAAAACTTGATTCAGCAGATGATGAATGATGAGAAAATCGATTCTTTTCAGTTTTAA